Proteins encoded by one window of Enterococcus saccharolyticus subsp. saccharolyticus:
- a CDS encoding GNAT family N-acetyltransferase, which produces MRFRLATIEDLPSLMSIINDAIQVLHEQGSPQWQNGYGPNEEKLRKDIEAKTMYVLEESTILALGALIPGIDPVYTAIEGTWEGGSSYMSIHRIAVAKQASGKGLAKTLLQHLVMESQKQGISDVRIDTHALNKGMQKAILDTGFHYRGVVYFPIPDGKRYAYQKMG; this is translated from the coding sequence ATGAGATTTAGATTAGCAACAATAGAAGACTTACCTTCTTTAATGAGTATTATTAATGATGCGATTCAAGTTTTACATGAGCAAGGTTCTCCTCAATGGCAAAATGGTTATGGCCCGAATGAAGAGAAGTTGCGTAAAGACATTGAGGCTAAAACAATGTATGTGTTAGAAGAGTCAACGATTTTAGCGTTGGGTGCATTAATCCCAGGAATCGATCCTGTTTATACAGCGATTGAAGGTACATGGGAAGGTGGTTCTTCTTATATGTCGATTCATCGTATTGCTGTAGCAAAACAAGCTTCGGGTAAAGGATTAGCGAAAACACTATTGCAGCATTTAGTGATGGAAAGCCAGAAACAGGGAATTAGTGATGTTCGTATTGACACGCATGCGTTGAACAAAGGAATGCAGAAGGCGATTTTAGATACAGGTTTTCATTATCGAGGAGTTGTTTATTTCCCTATTCCAGATGGAAAGAGATACGCATATCAAAAAATGGGGTGA